The genomic region GGTCCGGCTGTCCTGCCCGGTCCGGCCAGTACGGGCAGCCCCGTGCGTTCCGCCAGCCGAACCCGGATGCCGGCCCGCAGGGCGTCGGCCGCCCGGTCACGGGCGTGGGCGGCGGCGTAGAGCCGGCCGCGACCCTCCACGGTCTCCGCGGCCCGCACGATCACGGGCAGCGGCTCGGGCACCGGCGGTCCCAGCCGCCGCCCCCGCCACAGGGCCAGGAGCACCAGGACGACGAGGGCCTGCAGGCACGCCCACCGGACCCCGGCGGGCAGCAGGTCGGCGACGCCGCGGGTGCCGACCCCGCCGGCGGAGTCCGCGGCCGGGGTGATCCAGGACAGCGTGGGGTGCCGGGCGAGCAGGCCGAGCGCGAGCGCCGCGTTGCCCGCCCGGTCCAGCTCCCCGTTCGTGAGGAAGTCCGCGGAGCCGAGCAGCACCAGCCGCCCGGCCGCCGGCGCCGCCTCGGTCCGGCCGGGGTTGAGCACCGCGAGTTCGGCCGCGTCGGGCGGGTCGCCGTAGCAGAGCGTCGGACGCATGTCGCCGAGATCGGCGCCGTCCGCCGGGGTGAAGGCGCGGCCCGTGCCGATCGTGACGCGGCCCGCCACCGCCGCCTCGGGGAGCGCGCACCGCGGGCCGGACTCGCCGCTGTCCGGCTGCGGGTCGGCCGTGACGACGCCCACGTCGATGGCGTCGAGGACAGCGTCACCCGGCGCCACCAGGACGACGTCGGAGCCCCGCCAGACGCGGCCGAGCAGGTCGGTGAGCGCGTCGTGGGTCAGCCGCCCGGGCCGGACGACGACGAGGGTGCCCGGACGGCTGACCGATACTGCGGGCACGGCGTCGGCGGCGGTCACCGCCACGCCGCGGGCGCGCAGGATCTGGGCCAGGGCACGGGTTCCGTCGGACTCGGGCGAGGCCACATCCAGCGCCTGCCGTCCGGTAGGGCGGGTGGCCAGGGCGGTGATCACGAGGAAGCCGAGCACGATGGCGCCGACGACGGCCGTCACCAGGGTCCCGCGGCGCACCACCGGCGGGCGGGGGCCGCTGCGCACAGCGCTCGACGAGGCGCCGCCCGAGCCGGTGCCGCCCGAGCCGGTGCCGCCCGGGCTCGTGTCGCCCGGCGTCAGGGTGCCGTTGGCCGTCATGCCGGCACCGCGAGGCTGTCCGCCGCGCCGTCCCGTCCGCCCGCGCCGCGCCGCAGCCGCGACAGTGCGCTGTCCGCGTCGACGAGCACCTGGTAGCCGGCCGCGGTGGCCGGGCGGCCGCCGTACCAGATCTCGCTGAAGACCTCCACGGCGGCGGCGAGGGCAGCCCGCCCGTCCCCGGCCGGGCTCGCGCCGGCCAGATCATGGTCGGTGGCTGGCATGCCGGGGACGGTGGCGGCCGGCCCGGCCGGCCCGCGATCGGCGGCCGGGGTGATCCGGGCGACCTCGGCGACGAGCTCCCCGGCGGTGCGTCCGGGGCGTGGGTCGAGCACGCCCTTCTCCTCGAGCATCCGCACGATCGCCCGCAGCCGGGAGCGAACCGCCCGCGCGTAGTCCCCGCCGGTTGCGTATCGGTCGGCCTCGGCCCGCAGCTGCGCGGCGGTCAACGGGCTGGACAGGTCGTCCGCGGCCGCCTGCCGCGCCCGCGCGGTCCGCCGGACCGGGCCCAGCCACCACCGCAGCGCGACCGCTCCGACGACGAGCACCACCACGAACGCGAGGACCCCGAGGCCGCGGGAGCCACCGCCCGACCCGCTGTGCGGAAGGATCCAGTCGAAGAAGTCCGCGATCCGATCACCGATCCAGCTCAGCAGCCGGTTCCACCAGTGCGGCCGGCTGTTGCCGTAGATGCTGTCCGACAGCTCGCGGTGTGCCTCCTCCCGGGCGCCGTCGCGGGTGACCGGGCCGCCCAGCGTCATCCGGGCATCCCCACCCCGGCCCCGCGGGCCCGGGCGGCCTGGGCGAGGGTGACGTCCAACCCCTCCCGCCGAATCCGCAGGTCGATGTACAGCAGCACGACGGTGCCGGAGACGATCGGCGTGGAGATCGTCGTGGCCAGCAGCTGGCCGATTCCCTGGACGATG from Frankia alni ACN14a harbors:
- a CDS encoding DUF4350 domain-containing protein; the protein is MTANGTLTPGDTSPGGTGSGGTGSGGASSSAVRSGPRPPVVRRGTLVTAVVGAIVLGFLVITALATRPTGRQALDVASPESDGTRALAQILRARGVAVTAADAVPAVSVSRPGTLVVVRPGRLTHDALTDLLGRVWRGSDVVLVAPGDAVLDAIDVGVVTADPQPDSGESGPRCALPEAAVAGRVTIGTGRAFTPADGADLGDMRPTLCYGDPPDAAELAVLNPGRTEAAPAAGRLVLLGSADFLTNGELDRAGNAALALGLLARHPTLSWITPAADSAGGVGTRGVADLLPAGVRWACLQALVVLVLLALWRGRRLGPPVPEPLPVIVRAAETVEGRGRLYAAAHARDRAADALRAGIRVRLAERTGLPVLAGPGRTAGPDPVALVASVSERTGRSPSEIGSLLYGSGMPPQTTGAPSPRGRARDRYQSRHLPPDAAAPTGPAAAVDGPGARRGTGGAGRPGERDAALVALARALDELDRQAGGR
- a CDS encoding DUF4129 domain-containing protein, with protein sequence MTLGGPVTRDGAREEAHRELSDSIYGNSRPHWWNRLLSWIGDRIADFFDWILPHSGSGGGSRGLGVLAFVVVLVVGAVALRWWLGPVRRTARARQAAADDLSSPLTAAQLRAEADRYATGGDYARAVRSRLRAIVRMLEEKGVLDPRPGRTAGELVAEVARITPAADRGPAGPAATVPGMPATDHDLAGASPAGDGRAALAAAVEVFSEIWYGGRPATAAGYQVLVDADSALSRLRRGAGGRDGAADSLAVPA